A genomic stretch from Lycium ferocissimum isolate CSIRO_LF1 unplaced genomic scaffold, AGI_CSIRO_Lferr_CH_V1 ctg10139, whole genome shotgun sequence includes:
- the LOC132041418 gene encoding probable WRKY transcription factor 7: MAVDLMTTSCRNNSYTSKMDENAMQEAATAGLQSVEKLIRLLSQSQNHSQKLKQNFQDPSLKANPTIDFSTDYLAVADTAVNKFKKFISLLGKSRTGHARFRRGPVTTSPKEKENPQSGSKIYCPTPVQCLPPFPQNSHVQVGSLERKESTTTINFATPSPANSFISSLTGDSESLQPSMTTSSGFQITNLSSAGRPPLSTSSLKRKCSSMDDMAVKCSSAGGSSGRCHCPKKRKSKVKRVVRIPAISMKMADIPPDDFSWRKYGQKPIKGSPHPRGYYKCSSVRGCPARKHVERALDDPNILIVTYEGEHDHPFSITETPPSAIVIESS; the protein is encoded by the exons ATGGCTGTAGATTTGATGACCACTAGCTGTAGGAACAATAGTTACACatcaaaaatggatgaaaacgcCATGCAAGAAGCTGCTACCGCTGGTTTACAAAGCGTTGAGAAATTAATCAGATTGCTTTCTCAATCTCAAAATCATTCACAAAAACTGAAACAGAACTTTCAAGATCCATCTTTAAAAGCTAACCCCACCATAGATTTTTCAACAGATTACCTAGCAGTAGCTGATACAGCTGTCAACAAATTCAAAAAGTTCATTTCTTTACTTGGCAAATCAAGAACCGGTCATGCCCGGTTCCGTAGGGGTCCAGTCACCACCAGTCCTAAAGAAAAGGAGAACCCACAATCCGGTTCAAAAATCTATTGTCCGACCCCGGTTCAGTGTTTACCTCCGTTCCCCCAAAACTCGCACGTCCAGGTGGGGTCGTTGGAGAGGAAAGAGTCAACGACGACCATCAACTTTGCTACCCCATCGCCAGCGAATTCATTCATTTCATCGTTAACAGGTGACAGCGAGAGTTTGCAGCCGTCGATGACGACGTCGTCAGGTTTTCAAATAACAAATCTGTCATCAGCCGGCCGGCCGCCTCTCTCGACGTCGTCCTTAAAACGGAAGTGCAGTTCCATGGATGATATGGCCGTTAAGTGCAGCAGTGCTGGTGGATCATCTGGCCGTTGCCATTGCCCCAAGAAAAG GAAATCAAAGGTAAAACGAGTGGTGAGAATCCCTGCTATTAGCATGAAAATGGCTGATATACCACCAGATGACTTTTCTTGGAGGAAATATGGTCAGAAACCGATCAAGGGTTCTCCTCATCCCAG GGGATATTACAAGTGTAGCAGTGTAAGAGGATGTCCAGCTAGAAAACATGTGGAGAGGGCATTGGATGATCCAAACATATTGATTGTTACATATGAAGGAGAACATgatcatccattttccattaCAGAGACACCACCATCTGCTATAGTCATTGAATCTTCTTAA